In one window of Nicotiana tabacum cultivar K326 chromosome 12, ASM71507v2, whole genome shotgun sequence DNA:
- the LOC142167390 gene encoding uncharacterized protein LOC142167390 has product MLRACAIDFGGHWDDQLPLAEFAYNNSYRSSIQMAPFEALYGRKCRSPVGWFEHGEAQLLDPNLVQQALEKVTLIRERLRTAQSRQTTYADKRVRDLEFMKGEKVFLKVSSMKGVMRFGRKGKLSPRRYVREDSHKIQPEDVELDENLTYEEGPIAILDQQVWQLRSKKVDSVKIEAIGGHLVGVLGIARLENFHVSEIPLREIELVADEFVRVDPIAEVSHRIVRGGFLFRLT; this is encoded by the exons atgcttagagctTGTGCAATTGATTTTGGTGGTCATTGGGACGATCAGTTGCCGttagcagagtttgcttataataacagctatcgGTCGAGTATACAAATGGCGCCGTTTGAAGCTCTATATGGTCGTAAATGTCgttcaccagttggatggtttgaacatGGTGAAGCCCAACTATTGGATCCGAATTTGGTTCAACAAGCTTTGGAGAAAGTTACATTGATACGAGAACGACTTCGGACCGCTCAAAGTAGACAAACAACCTATGCAGATAAGAGAGTTCGTGATTTGGAGTTCATGAAAGGAGAAAAAGTCTTTTTGAAGGTGTCTTCTATGAAAGGAGTCATGAGATTCGGGCGCAAAGGAAAGCTAAGTCCGAG GCGATATGTTCGTGAAGATAGTCATAAGATTCAACCAGAGGATGTGGAGCTTGATGAGAACTTAACTTATGAAGAAGGTCCGATAGCTATTCTTGATCAGCAAGTGTGGCAATTGAGATCAAAAAAGGTTGATTCAGTGAAA attgaggccattggaggccaTTTGGTTGGTGTTCTAGGCATTGCAAGGTTGGAGAACTTCCATGTTAGcgag ATACCATTGCGGGAGATAGAGCTAGTGGCTGATGAGTTTGTTCGAGTGGATCCTATTGCTGAGGTGAGCCATCGCATTGTTCGTGGAGGCTTTCTTTTCAGACTTACTTAG